From one Branchiostoma floridae strain S238N-H82 chromosome 3, Bfl_VNyyK, whole genome shotgun sequence genomic stretch:
- the LOC118412719 gene encoding glutathione S-transferase-like, translating to MGCGASSSAQTAPAAKPQARNNMAPSAPPKVKLTYFDFRGRAEPIRLLLEAGGVKYEFNGISQEEWKNLKPMAITGGLPILEINDKPLGESLAIGRFVARKNDMTGADDFDAACCDMIVDNVNEIFFSKMAPVMFMPEEERPAALKKLVEEYMPAKFAILQKFADKNNNGHFVGNKLTWADVYFFSIFDLMKAHLPEEAFEMIKGKFVAPCPSFQKIIHTVKSNPGIAAYLKNREPPVTDA from the exons ATGGGTTGTGGTGCAAGTAGTTCCGCACAGACAGCGCCGGCAGCGAAACCTCAGGCTCGGAACAACATGGCCCCCTCCGCGCCACCCAAGGTGAAACTCACTTACTTCGACTTCCGAGGCCGGGCCGAGCCCATCAGACTGCTCCTGGAGGCAGGCGGAGTCAAGTACGAGTTCAACGGCATCTCACAGGAGGAGTGGAAAAACCTCAAACCAA TGGCCATCACAGGAGGCCTGCCCATCCTGGAGATTAACGACAAGCCGCTGGGAGAGAGTCTGGCCATCGGCAGGTTCGTGGCGAGGAAGAACG ATATGACGGGTGCGGATGACTTCGACGCCGCCTGCTGTGACATGATAGTGGACAATGTGAACGAGATCTTCTTCAGCAAGATGGCCCCCGTCATGTTCATGCCCGAAGAAGAGagg CCCGCGGCCCTGAAAAAACTGGTGGAGGAATACATGCCGGCTAAGTTCGCCATTCTACAGAAGTTTGCCGACAAGAACAACAACGGCCATTTCGTCGGAAACAAG CTGACGTGGGCAGACGTCTACTTCTTCTCCATCTTTGACCTGATGAAGGCGCACCTGCCGGAAGAGGCGTTTGAGATGATCAAGGGCAAGTTCGTCGCCCCCTGCCCGTCCTTCCAGAAGATCATCCACACGGTGAAGAGTAACCCAGGCATTGCCGCGTACCTGAAGAACAGAGAACCTCCGGTCACGGACGCGTAG
- the LOC118412720 gene encoding protein atonal homolog 1-like gives MEDYSPIHTSELSAAPFCWSPLKAAAAPADHMFGHAMGHSTVDGSILSSYEQFMPYGGDMMQEAEGERDAGRRREGRRARASRPRRCQPTPNILRYRRLAANARERRRMHGLNDAFDRLRQVVPGIGDDRQLSKYETLQMAQSYILALKELLDDEVTVPDTGSTAASRPSSPEGLSSSSSVRDTDEDFPTQNRGTTRLDGISGEDEEMTRRAGETGSAEDSGWRVQAFAVFHDTDSELLTAATKENFPGGRWGLDR, from the coding sequence ATGGAAGACTACAGTCCCATCCACACCAGCGAGCTGTCCGCTGCGCCATTCTGTTGGAGTCCGCTCAAGGCTGCGGCGGCACCGGCAGACCACATGTTCGGCCATGCCATGGGGCACAGTACCGTGGACGGGAGCATCCTCTCGTCATACGAACAGTTCATGCCGTACGGAGGGGACATGATGCAGGAGGCAGAGGGTGAGAGGGATGCAGGGAGGAGGAGGGAGGGGAGAAGGGCACGAGCCAGTCGGCCCAGGAGGTGTCAGCCCACTCCCAACATCCTCCGCTACCGTCGTCTGGCAGCTAACGCCCGTGAGCGCCGTCGGATGCACGGGCTGAACGACGCCTTCGACAGACTGCGACAGGTCGTGCCTGGCATCGGAGACGACCGCCAGCTCTCCAAGTACGAGACACTTCAGATGGCACAGAGTTACATCCTCGCCCTGAAGGAACTCCTGGACGACGAGGTAACCGTCCCCGACACGGGATCCACCGCGGCGTCCAGACCGAGCAGTCCCGAAGGACTCAGTTCCAGCAGCTCGGTAAGGGACACAGACGAAGATTTTCCCACTCAAAACAGAGGGACGACACGCCTAGATGGTATCTCCGGGGAAGACGAGGAAATGACAAGGCGGGCTGGGGAGACCGGTTCAGCCGAGGACAGTGGGTGGAGAGTTCAGGCATTCGCCGTCTTTCACGACACGGACTCTGAGCTGCTGACAGCCGCCACAAAAGAGAACTTTCCTGGGGGCCGATGGGGGCTAGACCGCTGA